GGCGAACCCGGCGAACAGCACCGGCAGCGAGATGACGACGGCGGCGGCGCAGACCTTCGCGAGGAAGAGGCCCTGGCCGGAGACAAAGCCGGTAAGGAAGACCGGGGCTGTGCCGGCCACTACTCCGGTGAGGACCCGGGCCAGGAGGAGTTCGTTCCAGCTGAAGATGAAGCAGATCAGGGCGGTGGCCGCGATCCCGGGCATTGCCACGGGGGCCACCACTTTGCGGAGTGTCAGGAGCAGTCCGGCACCGTCGATCTGAGCGGCCTCGAGCATTTCCGCCGGGACTTCGGCGAGGAAGGACCGCATCATCCAGACCGCGATGGGCAGGTTCATGGAGGTGTACATCAGGATCAGGAACCAGATATTGTCCAGCGCTCCCACCGTCCTGGCGAAGAGGTAGAGCGGCAGGATCGCAGCCACCACCGGCATCATTTTGGTGGAGAGGAAGAAGAACATCACATCCGTCCACTTCTTCACCGGCCGGATG
The window above is part of the Pseudarthrobacter sp. IC2-21 genome. Proteins encoded here:
- a CDS encoding carbohydrate ABC transporter permease, whose amino-acid sequence is MSTLSPAAPRNTGSARSASGIPLNPGTRKRSKSRMDPTRNNTAAGLAAWLLALLFASPVVWMILTSFHSETDAATNPPSIAANLTLDAYREFFGETSGVSPWPSLINSATASILSTVLVLVLAIPAAYALSIRPVKKWTDVMFFFLSTKMMPVVAAILPLYLFARTVGALDNIWFLILMYTSMNLPIAVWMMRSFLAEVPAEMLEAAQIDGAGLLLTLRKVVAPVAMPGIAATALICFIFSWNELLLARVLTGVVAGTAPVFLTGFVSGQGLFLAKVCAAAVVISLPVLFAGFAAQDKLVQGLSLGAVK